The following proteins are co-located in the Gordonia polyisoprenivorans genome:
- a CDS encoding 1,4-dihydroxy-2-naphthoate polyprenyltransferase: MATATQWIAGARPRTLPNAIAPVVAGVGAALYAGGDSSADVVWWKAALALVVAIALIIGVNFANDYSDGIRGTDDERVGPMRLVGSGAAQPSAVKAAAFVCFGIGAIAGLVLAVTTAWWLVVLGAICIAGAWFYTGGSKPYGYYGLGEIAVFTFFGLVAVLGTQYVTSGRVDWVGLVCAIAVGSISTAVLVVNNLRDIPSDTESGKITLAVRLGDRRTRGLYVGLLAVPLVASCVLALATPWSLIGVAVAPVIWLAARPVLRKALGPGLIPSLGATGIAMLVWSILAAIALAVG, encoded by the coding sequence GTGGCAACCGCAACGCAGTGGATAGCAGGCGCCCGTCCGCGCACCCTCCCCAACGCGATCGCCCCGGTGGTCGCCGGGGTCGGCGCCGCGCTCTACGCCGGCGGCGACTCGTCGGCCGATGTCGTCTGGTGGAAGGCCGCGTTGGCGCTCGTCGTCGCGATCGCACTCATCATCGGCGTGAACTTCGCCAACGACTATTCCGACGGTATCCGGGGCACCGACGACGAGCGGGTCGGCCCCATGCGGCTCGTCGGGTCGGGGGCCGCCCAGCCGTCGGCGGTCAAGGCCGCCGCCTTCGTGTGCTTCGGGATCGGCGCGATCGCCGGACTGGTCCTCGCGGTGACGACGGCCTGGTGGCTGGTCGTCCTCGGCGCGATCTGCATCGCCGGGGCGTGGTTCTACACCGGCGGGTCCAAACCGTACGGCTACTACGGCCTCGGTGAGATCGCCGTGTTCACCTTCTTCGGTCTGGTTGCCGTACTCGGCACGCAGTACGTCACCTCGGGCCGGGTCGACTGGGTGGGTCTGGTGTGCGCGATCGCGGTGGGCTCGATCTCGACGGCGGTGCTCGTCGTCAACAATCTGCGCGACATCCCCAGCGACACCGAGTCGGGCAAGATCACCCTCGCCGTGCGTCTCGGCGATCGGCGTACCCGTGGCCTCTACGTCGGCCTGCTGGCGGTACCACTCGTCGCCAGTTGCGTTCTCGCCCTGGCAACCCCGTGGTCACTGATCGGTGTCGCGGTCGCGCCCGTCATCTGGCTCGCCGCCCGCCCGGTTCTGCGAAAGGCGTTGGGCCCGGGTCTCATTCCCTCCCTGGGTGCCACCGGCATCGCGATGCTCGTGTGGTCGATCCTCGCCGCGATCGCGTTGGCCGTCGGCTGA
- a CDS encoding excalibur calcium-binding domain-containing protein → MSRIRRIIIGASLIGAGIAGSALAAGPAQSAPYYSNCSEARAAGAAPLYRGDPGYRSALDRDNDGIACETGSGSGSRPPATPPAPPAPSAPSAPRQAPPQLPPQPAPRTSPFASVDWWPPFIPVPDVRFGDYCSSFKWQEGHTITNKRAFCVQVRGTGTYVWAPERRVTPQNPNVVLAASGQSCVNTDAMARDSRARTLFCNAARGGSRYSLQPY, encoded by the coding sequence ATGAGCAGGATTCGTCGAATCATCATCGGTGCGAGTCTCATCGGTGCCGGAATCGCAGGTTCGGCACTCGCCGCCGGCCCCGCCCAGAGCGCACCGTATTACTCGAATTGTTCTGAAGCGCGCGCGGCCGGGGCCGCACCGCTCTATCGCGGTGACCCGGGCTACCGCTCCGCGCTCGATCGAGACAACGACGGGATCGCCTGTGAGACCGGCTCCGGGTCGGGTTCACGTCCGCCCGCCACGCCGCCTGCGCCACCAGCACCATCGGCCCCGTCGGCTCCGCGTCAGGCACCTCCGCAATTACCGCCGCAGCCTGCCCCGCGAACCTCTCCGTTCGCGTCGGTGGACTGGTGGCCACCGTTCATCCCGGTCCCCGATGTCCGATTCGGCGACTATTGCAGCTCGTTCAAATGGCAAGAGGGCCATACGATCACCAACAAGCGAGCGTTCTGTGTCCAGGTCCGTGGTACCGGCACATATGTGTGGGCACCGGAACGCCGTGTGACGCCGCAGAATCCGAATGTCGTGCTGGCGGCGTCCGGTCAATCCTGTGTCAACACCGATGCGATGGCGCGTGACTCGAGGGCTCGGACCCTGTTCTGCAACGCCGCGCGCGGCGGCAGCCGATACTCGTTGCAGCCGTACTGA
- a CDS encoding potassium channel family protein, protein MTTSRDRRVDLLAGWEHRAEWPLAIIATIFLVAYSFQILGHPDSVWLTALHVVLVVSWLAFAVDYVARLVIAPERGRWFVRHLFDLAVVVLPMLRPLRLVSLVVLVGALQKAIGGAIRGKVIVYTAASSVLLIYVASLAVYDAERGHAGATITSFGDAVWWSFVTVTTVGYGDFAPVSITGRIVAVLLMIGGISLIGVITATIASWIVQRVAEEDDAERAATATEIRELRDEIRSLRDALTEGGGADRG, encoded by the coding sequence ATGACCACATCCCGAGACCGCCGCGTCGACCTGCTCGCCGGGTGGGAGCACCGCGCCGAGTGGCCCCTGGCGATCATCGCCACGATCTTCTTGGTTGCGTACTCCTTTCAGATCCTCGGCCATCCCGACAGCGTGTGGCTGACGGCACTGCACGTGGTGCTGGTGGTGTCGTGGCTGGCCTTCGCCGTCGACTACGTGGCTCGACTGGTGATCGCTCCCGAACGAGGACGCTGGTTTGTCCGACATCTGTTCGACCTCGCGGTGGTCGTCCTGCCGATGCTGCGGCCACTGCGACTGGTCAGTCTCGTCGTGTTGGTCGGGGCGTTGCAGAAGGCGATCGGCGGGGCCATCCGCGGAAAGGTGATCGTCTACACCGCGGCGAGCTCGGTGTTGCTGATCTACGTTGCCTCCCTTGCCGTTTACGACGCCGAGCGTGGGCACGCCGGTGCGACGATCACCTCGTTCGGCGATGCGGTGTGGTGGTCGTTCGTCACCGTCACCACCGTCGGCTACGGCGATTTCGCGCCGGTCAGCATCACCGGGCGAATCGTGGCCGTGCTGTTGATGATCGGCGGGATCAGTCTCATCGGCGTCATCACCGCCACCATCGCCTCCTGGATCGTGCAGCGGGTCGCCGAGGAGGACGACGCCGAACGCGCGGCGACCGCCACCGAGATCCGGGAACTGCGGGATGAGATCCGTTCGCTGCGTGATGCTCTCACCGAGGGCGGCGGCGCCGACCGCGGATGA
- a CDS encoding cellulase family glycosylhydrolase, producing the protein MHALATPLARRTGAGVLAVGIAGTMVGATMWSLPSAEPATTTNLQVALSSVAEEPTQLGITDDQIYRMSDAQLNATLDDLQALGVTDLRVGAPLSFLHQDGDGWARLDAIVDGAHARGMTVVIVASLNSPWTPSSGPAASSTADFADFAKLLASRYRGKVAGYEVWNEVGTTISAFVPADVLQDLLDAASAAIQAADPGVLVRTQQVLSLLLPSAPVPDIAHTVVPMPPSAPAVPSVAPAPTPETTPDTDATEAPVGGGGDSAGGVGAGGDDAGAASTTTATTTPSETSQTPAASSPVTNSPAPQTITPDNDPPDGQSGNDPGDTATPNGTVVDGPTPEVAAAQ; encoded by the coding sequence ATGCACGCGCTCGCCACGCCTCTTGCGCGCCGGACCGGCGCGGGTGTGTTGGCGGTCGGCATCGCCGGGACGATGGTCGGGGCGACAATGTGGTCACTGCCGAGTGCCGAGCCGGCGACCACCACGAACCTGCAGGTGGCGCTGTCCTCGGTGGCCGAGGAACCGACGCAACTCGGCATCACCGACGACCAGATCTATCGCATGTCCGACGCCCAGCTCAACGCCACGCTCGACGATCTGCAGGCTCTCGGCGTCACCGACCTGAGGGTCGGAGCCCCGCTGAGTTTCCTCCATCAGGACGGCGACGGGTGGGCGCGGCTCGACGCGATCGTTGACGGGGCACACGCGCGCGGGATGACCGTGGTGATCGTGGCCTCACTGAACTCCCCGTGGACTCCGTCGTCCGGCCCGGCGGCATCGTCCACCGCCGACTTCGCCGACTTCGCGAAGCTGCTGGCCAGCCGATATCGCGGCAAGGTCGCCGGGTACGAGGTCTGGAACGAGGTGGGCACGACGATCAGCGCGTTCGTGCCGGCCGACGTCCTGCAGGATCTGCTCGATGCGGCCAGTGCCGCGATCCAGGCCGCCGACCCCGGCGTGCTGGTCCGAACCCAGCAGGTACTCAGCCTGCTGTTGCCCTCGGCGCCGGTGCCGGACATCGCGCACACCGTCGTACCGATGCCGCCCAGCGCGCCGGCGGTGCCGTCGGTCGCGCCCGCGCCTACCCCGGAGACCACACCGGACACCGATGCCACCGAGGCGCCGGTCGGTGGCGGTGGTGACAGTGCCGGGGGTGTCGGTGCCGGGGGTGACGATGCCGGGGCCGCGTCGACCACGACCGCCACGACGACGCCGAGTGAGACCTCACAGACGCCCGCGGCGAGTTCACCGGTGACGAATTCCCCGGCGCCACAGACCATTACGCCCGACAACGACCCGCCCGACGGCCAGTCCGGCAACGATCCCGGCGACACCGCAACGCCGAACGGCACAGTCGTCGACGGTCCGACCCCCGAGGTGGCGGCCGCGCAATAG
- a CDS encoding SGNH/GDSL hydrolase family protein — protein sequence MKNLVKRIYDSAPLWAWIVMIVCVIVLVVGLVISSNRTAPASSAASTPAVPSATEPAGTAATVEFIDSAKADQKQPKTLLLLGDSTSGSPNGWAPQLGQVISTSLDRPVATAYWNTQTAKYGAPVGLGSGPNGAVGYWNGSALGKNVQYAVDNLTALTTSPNGTAITPDLILVNFGLTEDANAPLATKVQPLIAALQKKFPDAGIAVVKQNPPRDFDNSDQVSGYASAMDAQGIQVIDVYSAFPADPAARASLMSDGVTPNAAGQKLWAKSVLAAFGLPTPT from the coding sequence ATGAAAAACCTGGTGAAGCGAATTTACGACTCTGCACCGTTGTGGGCGTGGATCGTGATGATCGTATGCGTGATCGTGTTGGTGGTCGGCCTGGTGATCTCGTCGAATCGCACGGCACCGGCGTCGAGCGCTGCGAGTACCCCGGCGGTCCCGAGTGCCACCGAACCGGCCGGCACCGCGGCGACCGTCGAGTTCATCGACTCCGCCAAGGCCGATCAGAAGCAACCGAAGACGCTGCTGCTCCTCGGTGATTCGACGAGCGGCTCGCCCAACGGATGGGCACCCCAACTCGGGCAGGTGATCAGCACATCGCTCGACCGTCCCGTGGCGACCGCCTACTGGAACACCCAGACGGCCAAATACGGCGCTCCGGTCGGACTCGGTTCGGGCCCCAACGGCGCCGTCGGATACTGGAACGGCTCCGCCCTGGGCAAGAACGTGCAGTATGCGGTCGACAACCTGACCGCACTGACCACCTCGCCAAACGGTACGGCGATCACCCCGGACCTGATCCTGGTGAACTTCGGGCTCACCGAGGACGCGAACGCGCCGTTGGCCACGAAGGTGCAGCCGCTGATCGCGGCGTTGCAGAAGAAGTTCCCCGACGCCGGCATCGCCGTCGTCAAACAGAACCCACCCCGCGACTTCGACAACAGCGATCAGGTGTCGGGGTATGCGTCGGCGATGGATGCGCAGGGCATTCAGGTGATCGACGTGTATTCGGCGTTCCCCGCCGATCCGGCGGCTCGGGCGTCGCTGATGTCTGACGGCGTCACCCCCAACGCGGCGGGCCAGAAATTGTGGGCCAAGTCGGTGCTCGCGGCGTTCGGTCTCCCCACTCCCACCTGA
- a CDS encoding alpha/beta fold hydrolase — MVWPVPPIRRRAILGVVAALCAPALGACTPTATTVSSAYSSPAPSADALAVRGQVVSTTEAPTEWATSLPSGTRASRIVYRSVSGVDGTTATVSGAVFVPGGARPAGGWPLIAYAHGTTGVTRDCGPSDRPDMLGDLNTVAAFLDSGYAVATTDYQGLGLRTTTAPHPYLEPRTAAFNVIDAVRAARSKEPTIGARWVAVGASQGGAAAWASAEQFAGYGRGSGSMLGAVASVPLLDAGYLVDRAQSGELTPAQRWLYPILIEGVAQANSRIDPDDYLHGVAAEREATLVSCTANTSSLTARIQAADTSVFTASTTAAANLRGALESMSLPHSHTDVPILAMYGSVDEIIPVDRMEATLRKGCTLGDSVQRVRREGAGHSLDPGPLLGEWIADRFANRPAAGNC, encoded by the coding sequence GTGGTGTGGCCCGTTCCCCCGATTCGACGCCGAGCGATCCTCGGCGTCGTCGCCGCGCTGTGCGCTCCGGCGCTCGGTGCGTGCACGCCCACCGCGACGACCGTCTCGTCGGCATACTCCTCGCCCGCGCCGAGCGCCGACGCGCTCGCCGTCCGCGGGCAGGTCGTGAGCACCACCGAGGCGCCGACCGAATGGGCGACGAGTCTTCCGTCGGGAACACGGGCGAGCCGTATCGTCTATCGGTCGGTGTCGGGTGTCGACGGGACGACCGCGACGGTCTCCGGTGCGGTGTTCGTGCCCGGCGGGGCCCGCCCGGCCGGCGGCTGGCCGTTGATCGCCTACGCGCACGGCACGACCGGGGTCACCCGCGACTGCGGGCCCTCCGACCGGCCGGACATGCTCGGCGATCTGAACACGGTTGCGGCATTCCTCGACTCGGGCTACGCGGTGGCGACTACCGACTACCAGGGACTCGGGTTGCGGACCACCACGGCACCGCATCCCTACCTCGAACCGCGGACCGCGGCCTTCAACGTGATCGACGCGGTCCGCGCAGCCCGGTCCAAGGAACCGACGATCGGTGCGCGCTGGGTTGCCGTCGGCGCGTCGCAGGGCGGCGCGGCGGCGTGGGCGAGCGCCGAACAGTTCGCCGGGTACGGCCGCGGCAGCGGTTCGATGCTGGGCGCGGTGGCCTCGGTCCCGCTGCTCGACGCGGGCTACCTCGTCGACCGTGCCCAATCGGGTGAGCTCACCCCCGCTCAGCGCTGGCTGTATCCGATCCTCATCGAAGGTGTGGCACAGGCGAATTCGCGAATCGACCCCGACGACTACCTGCACGGCGTGGCCGCCGAGCGGGAGGCCACGCTGGTGTCGTGTACGGCGAACACGTCGTCGTTGACCGCGCGAATCCAGGCCGCCGACACCTCCGTCTTCACCGCGAGTACCACGGCAGCCGCGAATCTGCGTGGTGCCCTCGAGTCGATGTCGTTGCCCCACAGCCACACTGACGTTCCCATCCTGGCGATGTACGGCAGTGTCGACGAGATCATCCCGGTCGACCGCATGGAGGCGACGTTGCGGAAGGGCTGCACACTCGGCGACTCCGTGCAGCGCGTCCGGCGCGAGGGCGCCGGCCATTCCCTGGACCCCGGTCCACTACTGGGCGAGTGGATCGCCGACCGCTTTGCGAATCGTCCGGCAGCGGGGAATTGCTGA
- a CDS encoding glycosyltransferase family 2 protein — translation MGVGLTLGGTDVDAATLDAAASAPTRRRAGTPPDPAPPHAVTPPADNEVYEYLGPQMRWIHLVMLVAFGLAAWSLTAFATAHPMLWPALIVLAVNVVGTVASLVTGLGTRRVTWRTHQRLAATWVPDGGRFVSVDVFLPTCGESLDILRNTYTHVRRLGWPGTLAVHVLDDADRPQVAGLAAEFGFGYHVRGDRGHLRKAGNLRHAFDRTDGDVVVIFDADFCPRRDFLAHLMPYLDDPLVAVVQSPQSFATTEQMGWIQRTAGATQEFFYRWVLPSRDRLDAANCVGTSALYRRSALERIGGFAPIEHSEDLHTGRHLQQAGFRIRYVPVVLSRGLCPTDLAGFLNQQYRWCMGSLSRIANPALAQDRRRMTLGQSMAHWAGVFYYLTTALNVFLFFVPGIIMLAAFPEDIRPAQLVPFLVGFWVYLVVFPLVSRTRWRLEVLRIQMAYSFAHAVAIVHKLLGREIGWVPTGAVGVSNTLARSISALGAVSLGVSLVAFWVFAIIDVADRGLPMFWMMIGFAGVYSYLAVPLLVEFLRVLIARDRRTLA, via the coding sequence TTGGGCGTGGGACTCACGCTCGGGGGCACAGACGTCGACGCCGCGACACTCGATGCCGCCGCGAGCGCGCCCACGCGTCGCCGCGCCGGCACGCCACCCGACCCCGCGCCGCCGCACGCGGTCACCCCGCCCGCCGACAACGAGGTCTATGAGTATCTCGGCCCGCAGATGCGCTGGATTCACCTCGTCATGCTCGTCGCGTTCGGTTTGGCAGCGTGGTCGCTGACCGCGTTCGCCACGGCCCACCCCATGCTGTGGCCGGCGTTGATCGTCCTCGCCGTCAACGTCGTCGGCACCGTGGCGTCCCTGGTCACCGGACTCGGCACCCGACGCGTGACCTGGCGCACACACCAACGGCTCGCTGCCACATGGGTTCCCGACGGCGGACGGTTCGTCTCGGTCGATGTGTTCCTGCCGACCTGCGGCGAGAGCCTCGACATCCTGCGCAACACCTACACCCACGTCCGTCGACTCGGATGGCCGGGCACTCTCGCGGTCCACGTCCTCGACGACGCCGATCGACCGCAGGTCGCCGGTCTCGCGGCCGAGTTCGGTTTCGGCTACCACGTGCGCGGGGACCGCGGACATCTGCGCAAGGCGGGCAATCTGCGACACGCGTTCGACCGCACCGATGGTGACGTCGTGGTCATCTTCGACGCCGACTTCTGTCCGCGCCGAGACTTTCTCGCACATCTGATGCCTTATCTCGACGACCCGCTGGTCGCTGTCGTGCAGAGCCCGCAGAGCTTTGCCACCACCGAACAGATGGGCTGGATTCAGCGGACCGCCGGCGCGACCCAGGAGTTCTTCTACCGATGGGTGTTGCCGTCGCGAGATCGTCTCGACGCCGCCAACTGTGTGGGCACCTCGGCGCTCTATCGCCGCTCGGCACTGGAGCGTATCGGCGGTTTCGCGCCCATCGAACACAGCGAGGACCTCCACACCGGCCGACACCTGCAGCAGGCCGGATTCCGGATTCGCTATGTGCCGGTGGTGCTTTCGCGCGGGTTGTGTCCCACCGATCTCGCCGGCTTCCTGAACCAGCAGTACCGCTGGTGTATGGGGTCACTGTCGCGGATCGCCAATCCCGCTCTGGCGCAGGATCGTCGGCGAATGACCCTCGGTCAGTCGATGGCCCATTGGGCGGGTGTCTTCTACTATCTGACGACGGCGCTGAATGTCTTCTTGTTCTTCGTGCCGGGCATCATCATGCTGGCGGCATTCCCCGAGGACATCCGGCCGGCTCAGCTCGTTCCCTTCCTCGTCGGCTTCTGGGTGTATCTGGTGGTGTTCCCGCTGGTGTCGCGGACACGCTGGCGTCTGGAGGTGCTGCGCATCCAGATGGCCTACAGTTTCGCGCACGCGGTGGCCATCGTGCACAAGCTCCTCGGACGCGAAATCGGCTGGGTCCCCACCGGTGCCGTCGGAGTGAGCAACACGCTCGCACGCAGCATCAGTGCGCTCGGTGCGGTGTCGTTGGGCGTCTCGCTCGTCGCGTTCTGGGTGTTCGCGATCATCGACGTCGCCGACCGCGGACTGCCGATGTTCTGGATGATGATCGGGTTCGCCGGTGTCTACAGCTATCTGGCGGTGCCGCTGCTCGTCGAATTCCTGCGGGTACTCATCGCGCGCGACCGAAGGACCCTCGCATGA
- a CDS encoding acyltransferase family protein, which produces MTRPQTSAFFTDIAGLRGVAVLLVVVFHSRVPGFGGGFVGVDVFFVISGFLITGLLIREFERSGTLSFKGFYARRARRIIPAAALVIVVSLIGAALTMPLLRVFKQSIDLLAAAANLANWHFIAQNADYLSGAIDGSLATHFWSLAIEEQLYFVWPLTIFGAAILVARTPLRNHVSIRWSILLVVGAVTVGSLVWAIRLTPVDPATAYMATYTRVWQFGVGGLLAVAEPLLIGVVRRARPARWPAAALGWVGLAGIVVSVVTISASTPYPGTAALLPTVSTALIIASGQVIPADIGTRAGNMFTPGFLLSLAPIRFLGRISYAWYLWHWPALVLFETRTGITSWPALLGVSGVSLAIATASTLFFEEPIIANTELRRNHSASLSVGLTGLVVGLAVAMTAGVITVKVASRDTVSNAALSYQSVFGQENTATSGPVVPNPFQAYDDRPEPNDCLVRVGEYGPGRECAFGPGDGIPVVLFGDSHAEQWSETVRDIGNAHGWRIYQFTKAACPAQNLRPRTGRPDPFNAEDCVRWREDALHQIAALAPKIIIFSSLSTYVPDYAESARAWDDTLVALRATGARLVYIADTPYPNFQIADCMSGALDDWARCDFRLDDVTRHEPILTEQARGRDKDIITLSVNNLLCENDTCVPARNKILLYRDESHLTATAAHVLEPALTRQLDKRRFDYNAR; this is translated from the coding sequence GTGACCCGACCCCAGACCTCGGCGTTCTTCACCGACATCGCCGGATTGCGGGGCGTGGCGGTACTTCTCGTCGTCGTCTTCCACTCCCGGGTACCCGGCTTCGGCGGCGGCTTCGTCGGCGTCGACGTGTTCTTCGTCATCTCGGGTTTCCTCATCACCGGCCTGCTCATCCGCGAGTTCGAGCGGTCGGGGACCCTGTCGTTCAAGGGGTTCTACGCACGCCGCGCCCGACGCATCATTCCCGCGGCAGCATTGGTGATCGTGGTGTCGTTGATCGGTGCTGCGCTGACGATGCCGCTGCTCCGGGTGTTCAAACAGTCGATCGATTTGCTTGCCGCGGCAGCGAATCTGGCCAATTGGCACTTCATCGCCCAGAATGCCGACTATCTCTCGGGCGCCATCGACGGCAGCCTCGCCACCCACTTCTGGTCCCTGGCGATCGAAGAGCAACTCTACTTCGTCTGGCCGCTGACCATCTTCGGTGCCGCGATTCTCGTCGCGAGAACCCCACTGCGCAATCATGTCTCGATCCGCTGGTCGATCCTGCTGGTGGTCGGTGCGGTCACCGTCGGCTCACTCGTCTGGGCGATCCGGCTCACCCCGGTCGACCCGGCCACCGCCTACATGGCCACCTACACACGGGTGTGGCAGTTCGGTGTCGGTGGCCTGCTTGCCGTGGCCGAGCCGCTGCTGATCGGTGTGGTCCGACGTGCCCGCCCCGCGAGATGGCCGGCGGCCGCGTTGGGCTGGGTGGGGCTCGCGGGAATCGTCGTCTCGGTGGTGACGATCAGCGCGAGCACCCCGTACCCGGGCACCGCCGCTCTGCTCCCGACCGTGTCGACGGCCCTGATCATCGCGTCCGGACAGGTGATCCCGGCCGACATCGGTACCCGTGCGGGCAACATGTTCACCCCGGGATTTCTGCTGTCGCTGGCGCCGATCCGCTTCCTCGGACGCATCTCCTACGCGTGGTACCTGTGGCATTGGCCGGCGCTGGTGCTGTTCGAAACACGGACCGGCATCACGTCGTGGCCGGCGCTGTTGGGTGTCAGCGGTGTGTCACTGGCAATCGCCACCGCCTCGACACTGTTCTTCGAGGAACCGATCATCGCCAATACCGAACTGCGCCGCAATCATTCGGCGTCGCTGTCGGTCGGGCTCACCGGACTCGTCGTCGGCCTCGCGGTGGCGATGACCGCCGGGGTGATCACCGTGAAGGTCGCCAGTCGTGACACCGTCAGCAACGCCGCGCTGAGCTATCAGTCGGTGTTCGGGCAGGAGAATACGGCCACGTCGGGGCCTGTGGTGCCCAACCCATTCCAGGCCTACGACGATCGACCCGAGCCCAACGACTGCCTGGTCCGGGTCGGCGAGTACGGGCCCGGACGCGAGTGCGCCTTCGGCCCCGGCGACGGCATCCCCGTCGTCCTCTTCGGCGACTCGCATGCCGAACAATGGTCGGAAACCGTGCGCGACATCGGCAATGCGCACGGCTGGCGTATCTACCAGTTCACCAAGGCGGCGTGTCCGGCGCAGAACCTCCGGCCCAGGACCGGTCGCCCCGACCCGTTCAACGCCGAGGACTGTGTCCGGTGGCGAGAGGATGCGCTGCACCAGATCGCTGCGCTCGCACCGAAGATCATCATCTTCTCGTCACTGTCGACCTACGTTCCCGACTACGCCGAGTCGGCACGCGCGTGGGACGACACACTCGTCGCACTGCGCGCCACCGGTGCCCGACTGGTCTACATCGCCGACACGCCGTACCCGAACTTCCAGATCGCCGACTGCATGTCCGGTGCCCTCGACGACTGGGCCCGATGCGATTTCCGCCTCGACGACGTCACCCGCCACGAACCGATCCTCACCGAACAGGCCCGCGGCCGCGACAAGGACATCATCACCCTGTCGGTCAACAACCTGCTCTGCGAGAACGACACCTGTGTGCCGGCCCGCAACAAGATCCTGCTCTACCGCGACGAATCCCACCTGACCGCCACCGCCGCACATGTTCTCGAACCCGCCCTCACCCGTCAGCTGGACAAACGCCGCTTCGACTACAACGCCCGCTGA
- a CDS encoding glycoside hydrolase family 26 protein, whose protein sequence is MTLPALSRRDVLRLALLGSAGALGACTSTEPATAPSPSPVSPDDRRWGAFIPSVTPVQGATRTPLQQLTNLAGTAPRYVHRFCALGDPVPVDDLDTVVAFGATPLLTLEPWKPDGGTEQPEFALSRIASGDFDTEFARWGTGLASWGKPVLLRFAQEMNGTWYPWAVGVNGNTAADYRAAWARMRSVIADRHPDKVRFVWAPNALTLGTNNFGDYYPGRDQIDVLGLDGYNWGEAPGHHWQSATDLFVPSLETLRALDATHPILLTEVGCADGLTAQDKASWIRDFFSIVGNQSRVEGFVWFQMDKERDWRFNSTTASTAAFRAGVAGW, encoded by the coding sequence GTGACCCTTCCGGCGCTCTCGCGACGCGACGTGCTGCGGCTGGCACTGCTCGGGTCGGCAGGTGCGCTCGGCGCGTGCACGTCGACCGAACCCGCGACGGCGCCGTCCCCGTCGCCGGTCTCGCCGGACGATCGGCGGTGGGGCGCGTTCATCCCATCGGTGACGCCGGTGCAGGGTGCGACACGCACTCCACTGCAGCAACTGACGAATCTCGCGGGTACGGCACCGAGATACGTCCACCGCTTCTGTGCGCTCGGCGATCCGGTGCCCGTCGACGACCTCGACACCGTCGTCGCCTTCGGCGCCACCCCGCTGCTGACGTTGGAGCCGTGGAAGCCCGACGGCGGGACCGAACAACCCGAATTCGCGTTGTCGCGCATCGCCTCCGGTGACTTCGACACCGAATTCGCTCGATGGGGAACAGGACTCGCGTCGTGGGGAAAGCCGGTGCTGTTGCGCTTCGCGCAGGAGATGAACGGCACCTGGTACCCCTGGGCGGTCGGGGTGAACGGCAACACCGCCGCCGACTATCGCGCCGCGTGGGCGAGGATGCGTTCGGTCATCGCCGACCGACACCCCGACAAGGTACGTTTCGTGTGGGCACCGAACGCACTCACCCTGGGCACCAACAATTTTGGAGACTATTACCCCGGGCGTGACCAGATCGACGTGCTGGGTCTCGACGGCTACAACTGGGGTGAGGCGCCCGGCCACCACTGGCAGTCGGCCACCGACCTGTTCGTCCCGAGCCTCGAAACGCTGCGCGCGCTCGACGCCACGCACCCCATTCTGCTCACCGAGGTCGGATGCGCCGACGGACTCACCGCTCAGGACAAGGCGTCGTGGATCCGCGACTTCTTCTCCATCGTCGGAAACCAGTCGCGCGTCGAAGGTTTCGTCTGGTTTCAGATGGACAAGGAGCGTGACTGGCGATTCAACTCCACCACCGCGAGTACGGCGGCGTTTCGGGCGGGGGTGGCAGGCTGGTGA